ACAGCGCGTTCGTCGCAAGGCCCACCCCCCGCCTCAGCTGGACCGTCGAGACCGACGAGCCCGGCTGGCGGCAGGCCTCGGCCGAGCTCCGCAGCGGAGACGAGACCGTGCGCCTCGACACCGACGAATCGGTGCTCGTCGACTGGCCGTTCGTGCCCCTCGCCGCGGGGGAGACGCGCGAGGTTCGGGTGCGGGTGGCCGCGGCATCCGGAACCGAGACCGACTGGAGCGCCCCGCTCACGATCGTCGCGGGCTTCCTCGACGAGGGCGCCTGGGTGGCCGAGCCCATCGGCCTCGCCGACGTGACGCGACCCGCGCACCCGGCGCTCGTGCGCACGTCGTTCACCGTCGACGGCGCCGTGCGGCGCGCCACCCTGTTCTACACGGTGCTCGGCGTCGCCGAGCCTGAGCTCAACGGCATCCGCGTCGACGGCGACGTGCTCGCGCCCGGCTGGTCGAGCTATCGCGACCGCCTCGTGCACGAGACCGTCGACGTCACCGCCCTCGTGCGCGACGGCGAGAACGTGCTCGGCGCGACGCTCGCCGGCGGCTGGTACACCGAGCAGTACGGCTTCTTCCAGTTCGCCGATCGCGTCTACGGCGACCAGCCGAGCCTCCTCGCACAACTCCATGTCGAGTACGCCGACGGTCGTTCGCAAGTCGTGGCGACGGGCGACGGCAACGGCTGGCGCGCCCTCGGCGAGAGCACGGTCGTCGACAGCGGCATCTACGCGGGCGAGCACGCCGACTTGCGCCGTGCGGCCGCCGTCGAGGGCTGGTCGGCCCCGGGCTTCGACGCCTCCGCGTGGCCCGCCGCCCGCCGCGGGGCATCCGCTCGCGAGGGGTATGAGCACGTGCCGGTGCCCGAGGCGAGGATCGCACCGCCCGTGCGCCGCATCGCGGAACTCCCCGTCGCCGAGGTGCTCGAGTCGCCCTCGGGGGCGACCATCCTCGACTTCGGTCAGAATCTCGTCGGCCGGCTGCGCCTCCGCGTGAGCGGGCCGGCGGGCACCCGCCTCACCCTGCGGCACGCCGAGGTGCTTGAGCACGGCGAGCTCTCGCTGCGCCCCCTGCGCAACGCTGCCGCGACCGACGTGCTCGAGCTCGCCGGCGACGGCGTCGAGGTGTGGGAGCCGCGGTTCACCTTCCACGGCTTCCGCTACGCCTCGATCGAGGGCTGGCCCGGCGAGTTCGACCGCGCCGACATCACGGCCGTCGTCATCGCGAGCGACCTGCCGCGCACGGGCTGGTTCGACTCGTCGCACGAGCTGCTCGACCGGCTGCACGAGAACGTGGTCTGGGGCATGCGCGGCAACTTCCTCGCGATCCCGACCGATTGCCCGCAGCGCGACGAGCGATTCGGCTGGACCGGGGACATCCAGGTCTTCGCGCCGACGGCGTCGTTCCTCGCCGATTGCGACGCGTTCCTCACCTCGTGGCTCCGCGACCTCGCGCTCGAGCAGCGCCGCGAGCACGGCGTGGTGCCGCTCGTCGTGCCCGCCGCGCTGCCGTCGTTCGGCGGCGGGGGAGGCGTGGCCGCGTGGGGCGACGCCGCGACGATCGTGCCGTGGGTGCTCTACGAGCGGTTCGGCGACCTCGGCGTACTGCACGACGCCTACCCGAGCATGCGCGACTGGGTCGACACGGTGCTCGCCGTGACCGACGCCAAGGGGCTCTGGACTGGCGCGATGCAGCTCGGCGACTGGCTCGATCCCGATGCTCCGCCCGACAAGCCCGGCAAGGCGAAGGTCGACGGCGACCTCGTGGCGTCCGCCTATCTCGCGCGATCGCTGCGCATCGTGGCCGACGCCGCCGGGCTGCTCGGCGAGCCGGGCGACCGAACGCGGTACGCGGCGCTCGCCGAACGCACGCGCGCCGCGTTCACCGACGAGTACGTCACGCCCGCCGGTCGCATGATGAACGACGCGCCGACGGCCTACGCGCTCGCCCTCGGCTTCGACCTCGTGACGGATGCCGCACAGCGCACCGCGCTCGCAGGGCGCCTCGCCGATCTCGTGCGCGAGCGCGGCTACCGCATCGCCACCGGATTCGTGGGCACGCCGCTCGTCGCTGATGCCCTCGTCGACGCCGGCCATCGCGCCACGGCCGAGCGCCTGCTGCTGCAGACCGAGTGCCCCTCGTGGCTGTACTCCGTGACGATGGGCGCCACCACGGTGTGGGAGCGCTGGGACAGCCTCCTGCCCGACGGCTCGGTGAACCCGGGCGAGATGACCTCGTTCAACCACTACGCGCTCGGCGCGGTGGCCGACTGGATGCACCGCACGGTCGCTGGCCTTGCTCCCGATGCCCCCGGCTACCGGCGCCTGCGCATCGCGCCGCGGCCGCTCGCCGCGCTCGATCACGCCCGGGCCTCGCACCGCACGCCCTACGGTGCCGCGTCGGTGGCCTGGCGCCGAGAGGGCTCCGCGGTCATCGTCG
The Agromyces albus DNA segment above includes these coding regions:
- a CDS encoding alpha-L-rhamnosidase → MTDAAAEGVIARIATLRAELRDDSAFVARPTPRLSWTVETDEPGWRQASAELRSGDETVRLDTDESVLVDWPFVPLAAGETREVRVRVAAASGTETDWSAPLTIVAGFLDEGAWVAEPIGLADVTRPAHPALVRTSFTVDGAVRRATLFYTVLGVAEPELNGIRVDGDVLAPGWSSYRDRLVHETVDVTALVRDGENVLGATLAGGWYTEQYGFFQFADRVYGDQPSLLAQLHVEYADGRSQVVATGDGNGWRALGESTVVDSGIYAGEHADLRRAAAVEGWSAPGFDASAWPAARRGASAREGYEHVPVPEARIAPPVRRIAELPVAEVLESPSGATILDFGQNLVGRLRLRVSGPAGTRLTLRHAEVLEHGELSLRPLRNAAATDVLELAGDGVEVWEPRFTFHGFRYASIEGWPGEFDRADITAVVIASDLPRTGWFDSSHELLDRLHENVVWGMRGNFLAIPTDCPQRDERFGWTGDIQVFAPTASFLADCDAFLTSWLRDLALEQRREHGVVPLVVPAALPSFGGGGGVAAWGDAATIVPWVLYERFGDLGVLHDAYPSMRDWVDTVLAVTDAKGLWTGAMQLGDWLDPDAPPDKPGKAKVDGDLVASAYLARSLRIVADAAGLLGEPGDRTRYAALAERTRAAFTDEYVTPAGRMMNDAPTAYALALGFDLVTDAAQRTALAGRLADLVRERGYRIATGFVGTPLVADALVDAGHRATAERLLLQTECPSWLYSVTMGATTVWERWDSLLPDGSVNPGEMTSFNHYALGAVADWMHRTVAGLAPDAPGYRRLRIAPRPLAALDHARASHRTPYGAASVAWRREGSAVIVVAEVPPNTDAVVDLPGLEPVVVGSGRHEWRFTESTDAASRRPLGLDSPTAAIIDDHEAYRTLLDTLAMHDEARADAVRTDTVWAEGRSLRQALMFTPPVVLADIERALAELD